The Collibacillus ludicampi region CATAAAAGCCCGCTTCATGCGCTAATGTGGTATCTGTTTTTCTCATTGGGCGGTACGGAAGTTCGAGTTCGGCCATCATCGTAGCCAAAGCCTCTTTCGCCGTTTCCTTGTAACCTTCGGGTTTGGCGGGAGGATCAGCATCTTCCGGCATGGTCCACGGGATATATTCGATCGTAACGCCTTCACTCAAAAATCGTTTAATCATCGGGATTTCACTATAACAAAAAGGACAATTATAGTCATAAATGAATTTGAGCACGATTTCACCTCCAAGAACCAGCATAACATTCCAGTCGTAAAAAGGACAACAAGTGAATAATGTAGAATGAAAGAGGGGGCCACATAATGCACGATTTGCTTCAATTGCTTTCCGTTATCCTTGTGGATATGATCCTATCCGGAGACAATGCCATCTTGATTGCCATGGCTACCTTCTCATTGCCACCGCATATGAGAAAGAGCGCCATATGGGTCGGTTTGGGACTGGCCATCATCATTCGAATCAGTTTGACAATCACCACTACATTTCTGTTACGAATTCCTTTTTTGCAAGCGATTGCAGGTTTTATACTATATACCTTATCTCTTCGCCTCCTCATGGTTTCGAACGACAACACACAGTATGCAAAGGATCAATCCACATGGTTAGGTGCGGTTTGCACCATCGTATTTGCGGATATCACCATGAGTCTTGACAATATATTGGCGGTCGCCGGGGTTTCAGAAGGCCATATGTTTTTTATTATCTTGGGCTTAATGTTCTCCATGCTATTTCTCGTCATATCGAGCCGCATCATCAGTTACATCATGGATCGTTTTCACAGTATCTTATGGATCGGAGCGGGGATCATAGCTTGGGCGTCTGGGAAAATGATTGCACATGACAGGGCGTTTCACCAGATCACCCATCCACACTCGATTCTTCTGCCATCTGTTGCCGTCATGATTCTACTTATCATGAACCTCAGAAATAATAGAAGGCCAATCAAACGGTTCCGTTAGAACTCAAGATGAAAAGCAAACTCCCTTGGCGGTGTAAGCAGCAAGGGAGTTTGCTTTTCATCCGAAACCTGGGGAGTATTTTTCTCAGAGTTTGGTCATCATCATTTGGGCATTTGTCCAATATAGAGAGATTCTGGACGAATGATACGATTGTTGGCCGCTTGTTCCAAGATGTGAGCGCACCATCCGACCGTACGGCTGACTGCAAATGTAGGCGTGAATAACGTATCCGGCAAACCGACCGCCCTCATGACCGCAGCCGCATAAAATTCGACGTTTGTATTTAATTTACGGCCCGGCTTATATTCTTCGAGCAGCTTGAGCGCTACCTTTTCCACATGTGTTGCGAGAGCAAACCATGGATCATCCGCGGACAATTGGGAGGCAACGACTTGCAACGCTTCCGAACGGGGATCCCTCGTTTTATAGACACGATGGCCGAATCCCATAATGCGCTCGCCGTTTTCTAATGCTTTGCGCAACCAGGGTTCCGCGTTTTCAGGCGTACCGATCTGCTCCATCATTTCGATGACTCCGGACGGTGCACCGCCATGCAATGGTCCCTTGAGAGCACCGATCGCTGCCGTGACGGCTGAAATCAAATCGGAACGAGTGGAAGAAACAACGCGTCCGCTAAAAGTTGAAGCGTTCATCCCATGCTCTTGCGTAAGGATGAGATAAGCGTCCAAAGCACGTACATGTGCCTGGTTAGGTTCCGTACCTTTTAACATATATAAGTAGTTTGCCGTATGATCCAGGTCGGAACGAGGCTCCACCGGTTCACGTCCTTCCAGTCGAGCTTGGCGGTAAGCGACAATTGTCGGAACCTTTGCCGTTAAGGAAATGACTTGATCCATGGTTGGCGGCCAATCATGTCCTGCGTTACCGAGCAAAGATACGCCTGTCCGCAATACGCTCATCATGTCCACATCGGACGGAATCAAGTCGATTGCTGCTTTCACATATGAAGGCAATGTCCGATTCGCGACCAGTTGAGACTTTAACCTGTTCAGCTCTTCCCGATCCGGGAGATGACCATACCATAAAAGGTGAGCAACTTCTTCAAATGTTTTCTCGATGGCCAGGTCTCGTGCCCAGTGATTTCGATAGACGAGAAGACCATTGATACCATCCACTAAACTCAATTCCGTTTCTGCAACAACAATTCCTTCTAATCCTATGGAAATCACTTGTTGACTCATTAAAACTACCCCCTTTTTCTAATTTTCAGTATATCGTAACATTTATTAAAAGGATAATTGAGATTAGTAGAGTATTTGATTATAAAATATAATCGATCACGAGGTTGAATATGGATACGAAACTTTTGCGTACATTTGTCGTCATGGCAAAAGAACTGAATTTTCACCGAACAGCCGAACGATTGTTTCTGGCACAACCCACTGTCAGCGTCCACATTCGACAACTTGAAGAATACGTAGGTTATCCCCTGTTCGAACGCACAGGACGGAAAGTTCGCTTAACTGCTGCTGGAGAACGGTTTCTTATTCATGCCAACCGTATCCTGGAAGCGCACGATGATGCTCTTTCTGACATGACGCGTTGGAAAATGGGGTTTGATGACCGGCTAGATCTGCTGATTTCTCCTCTTTGCGCGGAGATTTTACTCCCGGCTATTTGGAAGCAATTTACTTCGATGTATCCGAATGTAGAAGTGAGAATTTATACGACATTGTCACAATCCGTCGGCCCTGGAATCGCTGCAGGACGCTCACACCTCGGTATTTCTCTTGTACCTTCCAAACATCCTGAAACGGTCACTTGCAAATTATATAATGATCCTGTCGTTTTCATCGCTCCCGGAACGGTGAATCCTGATCGTGCGAATTTCCGTGAACTTCTGTTGGAGCATCCGTTACTGACAAAAAACCATCCCGATTACTGGGAAGATATCTTGTATCAATTGCATGATCTTCAAATTCCAATCCGTCCTATGACCGTAAGTCAGGTACACATCACACGCAAGCTGATCATAAATGGTCTCGGCGTTTCTTTTTTACCTTTGTCGGCGGTGGAGGAAGAATTGATGAACGGAAAACTGGTCAGGATCGCGACGCCGGACCTGCATCTACCGAGAGCAGCCACGTATGTAATTACTCCGAGAAACAAAGAGCTGCCGCGCTCCGCGAAAAATTTCCTCGTCCTGCTTAATGAGTTGCTGGACCGTCGATGACGGATATTCTCCCAGTCTGCCGCACATAATGAATCTTGTGTTCAACATCATGCGGGATTTTACAATGAAACGGAGGATCGTTGACAGATGTCCAGAATCGTTCGCTGTGAAGCAATCACTCCGACGCATACGCCTGTACAGGGCAGTCATGAACTTTTCCGTTACGCTCTCTTCGCTAACAAATCGCGAATCGCTTTTTCCAATGAATCATGTTGAAATGTATAACCCAATGCTCTTAATTTTTCAGGCAAAACTTTTTGCCCTTTTAGAACGATCTCCGACATTTCACCCAATAGCAGACGAAGGAGCGATTCAGGAACGGGGAGCCAATGGGGGCGACGCATGGTTTTTGCGATCATTCGGCCAAACTCATCCATCCTTACAGGTTGAGGAGCAGTCAGATTCATCGGTCCGTCAATCCTTTCATCCGCTATACACCGTTCCAAGACGCACGCCACATCATCGATATGAATCCAGGAAATCCATTGTGTTCCATCCCCAACACGTCCACCCAAGAAAAAGTGATACGGCGCGATCATCCGCGGAAAAGCTCCTCCATCTCTCCCCAGCACAACCCCTAGTCGTGCTAATACCACACGGGTCACATCACTTGCTCGTTTAGCCGCGTTTTCCCATTCTCTCGTCACCGTTGCCAAGAATCCTTCCCCTGCTTCCGCTTCTTCCGTATAAGTAGCCGACCGTGAAGATCCGTAATAGCCGATGGCAGATGCATTGACAAAAACACTGGGTTTCATGGGTACCTTTATAATGGCGGAAAATCGCTTGTGTCAGATCCACCCTTGAATGCAGGATCTTTTTCTTTCGGGCATCGGTCCATCTCCCGGACTGAATCGATTCACCTGCCAGGTTAACTATCGCATATGGGCTGTTTATGTCGGCCAAGATCTGGGCGATCTCTGATGGACGATAGACAAAACAGCGACCGTAATCGACATGCTGATCTTTGCGAGATGCGATCCATACGTCGTACCCGGATTCATGCAAATGACGGGATACATGGCTTCCTATAAATCCAGTTCCGCCGAACAAAATCACTTTCATGTGCGACACCTGCCTTTTAAATCCTCTTACCTCCAGCCTAACACTCGTTTTACCGAGGAGCAAGCGGCGCCCTCCATTCAGCCAACAAGTTTGCCCTCTGAGACTACGACTTTTCCCTTCTTAATCACCGTATCGACGTGATTGATGCCAAAGTGATACGGAAGATAAGCTAGATTGGAAGCGTTATAGATGACGAGATCTGCCTGTTTTCCTGTCTCCAAACTGCCAACAACGTCCCCCCTCCCGATCGCATATGCGGCATTAATCGTCATCGCTGTGATCACTTCTTCCGGCGTCATTCCTAAATTCAAACATCCGAGAGTCATCACGAACTGTAATGACTCCGTGGGCGAACTCCCTGGATTGTAATCGGTCGATAACGCGACGGGCAAACCCATTTCGATCATCTTGCGGGCGCGGGCGTGGTTGTTCGCTCGCAAATTGAAAGAAGTTGCGGGAAGACACACGGCGATTACACCTGCACGTTTCATCGCATCCAACCCTTCATCGGTCGCCGCCAGCAAGTGTTCGGCGGAAATACACCCTAATTCGCCCGCAAGTTGTGCGCCTCCCAATGGCTCAATTTCATCCGCATGAATCTTGATCCCAAACCCCATTTCTTTGGCCGCCGACAAAATCTTTCTCGCTTCCTGTACCGTAAATTCGCCCTGTTCACAAAACACGTCACAAAACTCGGCGAGACCCTGCCGCTTCACTTCCGGAAGCATCTCCTCTACGATCAAATCTACGTATTCTGAAGAACGTCCCTTATATTCCGGAGGAACCGCATGAGCTCCCATAAACGTTGACACGATTTCGACAGGATGATGTTCATTGAGACGTTTCGCGACACGAAGTTGCTTCAATTCGTTTTCCAGATTCAGTCCGTATCCGCTTTTCGCTTCGACCGTTGTAGCCCCAAACAACAACATCAGATCAAGGCTTTTCCGTGCTTTTTCATAAAGCTCGTCTTCCGTGGCATTGCGTGTAGCTCGAACCGTACTGAGGATTCCTCCTCCCATTGCAAGGATTTCGAGATAGGAAACTCCTTTCAATTTCAATTCCAGTTCATGTTCGCGGGAACCGGCATGAACCAGATGGGTATGCGGATCGATGAGACCGGGAGTCACAAGTCGCCCTTGTGCGTTCAATTCTTCACGAACTGATAGACCTGAGATTTTTCTGCGTACGTCTTTTTCCTCACCAGCGGCGATTATTCGTCCATTCGCAATAGCGACAGCACCATTTTCAACCATTGAAATTTCCGACATTTCATGGCCTTTGCGTGGACCTTTTTTCCCCTGCATCGTGACCAGTTGACCGATATGATAAACCAGCAAATCAATCTGATTCGCTTGCATATGAACCTCCCCGTAACGTCTGGCGGCCTGACACATCTAAGGCCGCTCAGATGGAATGAGTTACTATATGGACAGAATTAGATATCGAGCATCGGTACGCGTACACCTTTTTCTTTCGCCGTTTGTATCGCAAGATCATACCCTGCATCCACGTGTCGAATGACTCCCATACCCGGATCTGTAGTAAGCACGCGGGAAAGACGTTCTTCCGCTTCTTTTGTCCCGTCAGCAACGACTACCATACCGGCATGCAGAGAGTATCCCATGCCGACACCACCCCCGTGGTGAACTGAAATCCATGTAGCCCCTGCCGCTGTGTTGATGAGAGCATTAAGGATCGCCCAGTCGGCCACCACATCGCTTCCATCCTTCATCGCTTCCGTCTCGCGGTTGGGAGATGCCACGGAACCGCAATCCAAATGGTCGCGTCCAATGACGATCGGCGCGGAAATTTCACCTCTTCGCACAAGCTCATTGATGGCTAAGCCCATTTTCACGCGCTCACCGTACCCAAGCCAGCAAATGCGTGCAGGCAATCCCTGAAACGCAACTTTTTCTCTCGCCATCGTTATCCAGCGGCGGAGATGTTCATTCTCGGGGAATAGTTCCAAAACCAGTTCATCCGTTCTATAAATATCCTTCGGATCACCAGATAATGCCGCCCAGCGGAACGGCCCTTTTCCTTCACAGAAGAGGGGGCGAATATAAGCAGGAACAAACCCCGGAAATTTGAAAGCATCTTTCACGCCTTCGTCAAAAGCGACCTGACGTATATTGTTTCCATAATCGAATACGACCGCACCCATTTTCTGCAGATCCAGCATCGCCTGAACATGAACGGCCATCGAATGTTTGGCCAAACGCACGTATTCTTGTGGGTTTGATTCACGCAACTTAGCTGCTTCTTCAAGAGAATAGCCCGAGGGAATATAACCGTTCAACGGATCATGTGCTGACGTTTGATCTGTGACGAAATGGGGAACGACTCCTCGTTTAACAAATTCCGGGTAAATCTCTGCCGCATTGCCGACGAGCCCAATGGAAAGCGGTTTGCCTTGTTTTTGGGCTTCCCTTGCCAACTGGAGCGCTTCGTCAAGATCATTGACCATCACATCGAGATAACGCGTATCGATGCGTCGTTGAATCCGCTTCGGATCCACCTCAACGCAAATGACTACGCCCTCGTTCATCGTCACAGCAAGCGGTTGAGCCCCACCCATTCCGCCAAGCCCCGCCGTCAATGTCAACGTCCCTTTTAATGTGCCCCCCGCGTGTTGACGGGCAGCCTCAGCGAACGTCTCATACGTACCTTGCAAAATCCCTTGGGTACCGATGTAAATCCAACTGCCAGCCGTCATTTGACCGAACATCATCAAGCCGTTCTTTTCTAATTCACGGAAGGTTTCCCAGTTCGCATATGCGGGTACAATCACGGAGTTAGAGAGTAAGACGCGCGGTGCAAACGCATGCGTTTTAAAAATTCCGACCGGTTTTCCCGATTGAATCAACAACGTTTCATCCGCTTCCAAATGTGTTAAACATTCGACAATCTTATCAAAACATTGCCAGTTCCTTGCGGCTTTTCCTATCCCCCCGTAGACCACGAGATCTTCGGGACGTTCCGCTACTTCCGGATCCAGGTTATTCATTAACATGCGAAGTGCAGCTTCTTGTTGCCATCCTTTTGCTGTCAATTTCGTACCGCGCGGAGCACGGATCGTACGCTTGGCTTGAACGGTCATTGTTCTACTCTCCTTTTGCTGTCTTTATGATGAAGATAAAATTGTGAAACCAGCCGACCGGCCGTATTCAACTTAACCCTGTTGCTTTTTGATTCATTAGCAACATGCATACGGATTACTGTTTGCCGCGTTTCATAATTCCCGTAAGGAAGGTTAAAATCACATGGAGCCCCATACGGACAGTTGCCTTGCGAGGATCCTGCAAAGGATCGATACAGACGATATCGAATCCCTTTACTTTCGGGTGTTGCCCCAATCTGAATACGGCTTCTAACAGTTGCCAGGAAGTCATTCCGGACGGCACCATTGCAGGTACGCCAGGAGCGTATGCTTGATCGAGAACATCCATATCGACCGTCACATAGATCGCTTCCGTCCCCTTATCAGCAACTTCCAGCGCCTGATCGATAATCGAATGGATCCCCTCCAGCGCCACCTGTCTTGCTGTGAATTGAGTGATTCCCTGGGCGGCTGCATACTCCCGATACGGCTTGGAATTTGCGAAACTGTGAATCCCGACTTGTGCGATTTGGCACCCTTCCACAGTTCCCGATTCGATCAAGCCGCGGATGGGCGTACCATTCGTCGGCCCTCCGTCTTCCAAATTTCTGACATCCATATGCGAATCAATTTGTACGATTCCGACTTTTCCACCAAAACGTTTCTTAAACGCTTTTACAGAAGGGCAGGTAATCGAATGATCTCCTCCTACGATCAACGGAAAAATTTCAGGTAACGTTTGATATAGATGGGTTAATCCCTGTTCGATATTGATGTGACACTTGTACAAATCCGTTACATGCATCTGAATATCTCCCATATCCCGAGCATGCAACTCTTGCAGATCCACATCATGATCGATGTTATATGTGGTAACCGTTGTGAACAATTCACGCATTGCATTTGGCGTCATGGACGCGGCTGACACGCTAATCGATGTTTTCGAAAGGGGGATACCGATAAATCCGATACCAACCGCTTCTTCTCCATCCCACGGAAGCAGCCATTGAGCGACTTTGGTTTCGAACCGATCACGCCAATTGGAGCGGCGTATGATTTCCGGTGGATTGAGAAACTCGATTTTTTTCAAGTGAAAACACTCCTTCAGGTATGAGACTCACTCAAACTCAAAAGTCGATGATTAAACATTCACTTACATTGCTGGCGGATGGTGCCGCATGTTCTCTTCTGAAAGCCTTCTCTTCATCGGATAATAATACAGGGCAGCCGGTATGATCATCCCGACAATCCAAGCGATATCCGCACCGTTCAGATATTTTGCGACAGGGCCAACAAATAGCTCTGTATTCATGAACGGGAACTGTATGAGAATTCCTAAAATATATGAGCTTATTGCGATCCAGTTCACTCTCCCATATTCTCCGTTCGGATCAAAAATAGCCTGAATGTTGTAATCTCCTTTACGCAAGAGATAATAATCCACTAAGTTGATCGCAGTCCAAGGAACCATAAAGTACAAGAGAAGCAGCAGAAACTTCGAGTAATTTTCCAAAAAGTTCCCCTGACCCCAAATGCCCACGATCGTACCGACCATCGAAACGATCAGGATAAAAATCACGCGTGTTCCCGAAAAGACCTTCCAATTCGCAAACGCACTGATCGTTGTTACAACAGACATGAAGCCACCATATAGATTCAAAGTGTTGATGGCAAGAACCCCAAGCACGATCAGAATATATGTCAGGAATGAAACTCCAGAGCCGGACAAATTCCCGAAATATCCAATCATATTTTCGGATTCCTTGGGTGCAACCAACGCCGCGAGAGAACCGAGGATCATCATCCAACTCGAGCTGATCACCGAACCGCAATAGGTGTACCAAAACGTCTCTTTTAATGATGTATCAGATGGTAAATAACGGGAGTAATCTGCTACATACGGAGCGTACGCAATCTGCCAAGTCGCCATTATGGAGAGGACAAGCAGGAATGGCCCCCATGCAAACGCCGGCAGATTGGTATTCGCTTGAATCGGTTGTGATAACAAACGGATGGACAAATACAGAAACAAAACGAAAAACAGATAAGACACAACCTTTTCAAATTTGTGAATAAAATCATACCCGTAAATGACGAGCAAAACCGCCAACATGTTCACGATGATAACGCTTACATTTTGCGGTACGTGAAACGCGGCGGAAAATGCCTGAGCGCCAAGAACCCCGCTCGTTGCGAAAAATCCTACATACATAATGACGACCAGAATGAGAGGAAGTACGGCACCGACGACCCCAAACTGGGCCCGGCTTTGGATCATCTGAGGGATGCCGAGCTTAGGCCCTTGGGCGGAATGATAAGCCATGAAAATACCCCCGACCGCATTTCCGAGAATGATGGCCACAATCGCAGACCACAGATTGAGTCCGAGAGTAATCGCAAGTGCACCTGTAACGACCGTAGTAATCTGAGCGTTCGCAGAGAACCAGATGGCAAACAGATTGCGTGCGCTCCCATGCCTCTCAGATTCCGGTATGTAGTCGATACTACGCCTTTCGATCTGCATGTGAATCCCTCCTTAACCTGAGAAAAGAACGGTTATTGATTATTTAAAACATTCCGCCTGCTTATCTTTATCATACGGGGATCCGGTTGTTTTTTCTTGCGCAGAACTTGCGGAAAACTAGCACAATCTTGCTGAGCGGTAGGCGGTCGGGCTGTAACGCGTATATTTCTTAAACATGCGACTGAAATAGTTGGCATCTTCAAATCCAACCCGATATGCGACCTGCTGTATAGTTAAATCTGTCGTTTCCAGAAAGTGAATCGCCTTTTCGATTCTTGTCTTATTCAAAAAATCCAGGAAACTCATTCCGGTTTCTTTTTTAAACAGGTGGCTAAAATGGTATTTACTCAGACAACAATATTGTGCGATTTCATGTAAAGAAATTCTTTTTTGATGGTTCTCTTTGATATATCGGATCGCCTGGCGAATCACGGGAGAAACTGCAAACATATGGGTACTCGCCACCTGTTCCGTCAACTGTCTCCCGTATTCGCATACTTTTTTCACAAAAGTATCGTAACGAACCGTATGATATAAATCTTGGATAAATCGGGCATTCTCAGACAAAATGGTCGCAGCACTGACGCCATACTCCAGAACCAGGCGGGACATCATCATTACCAAGTCAATCACTTCCGATTTAAACATATCTACGTTATGTTTATACGCTTGCGCCATTCTTTCCAAGAGAATTTTTAAATAAGCGACGGTTCCCTCTTCATCCCCGATACGAACACGGGCCAGTAATTCCGCCTTCTCTTCTTGAGAGAGAGGATCTTTCCAATGATCTCTTACGTTTTTCTTTTCATACTGGAATATCAATCTGTTTCCCTGAAAAAATCGATCAATCATCGAGTTTTTTGCTTCCGCAAACGAGTAATGAAGCATAAGAGGATCTTCATAATAGGTTCCAATTCCAATGGATACGGAAATCTGTTTTCGATCGGCTGATTTTTGAATACGTCTAGCCATTTGAAAGATTCGTTCCCTGATGTTTTTTCTAAATCTTTCTTCGTTAGGAAGTTCCAATAGGACAGAGAGCACTCCTTCTTCGATCCAGACCCATACGAAGGGGACATGCAAAGCTTCATGTACCGCATCGACCAAACTTCTACCAATCTCTATTTTCCACGTTAAAGGTTTGCCAAACGCCAATTCTGGATATCTGTCAATCGAGACGAGCATGACAAGCTGCGGACGTACATCAATCCTATACTTCCGCTGCATATCAGAGAAGGTTCCTTCATGAACGAGTGTTCCGGACAATAACAAATAACAAAAAGCGGCTTGCGCAGGATCAAGTTTCACGATGTACACCCCCATATGTTTGCAAGTGTTTACTTATATGGATCATTCCTTTAATCAACATCGATTCTCTGAAAACAGGTTAACAAACAGAAACATAGATACTTACTCGCACTTGTACGTACACATATGAAAACATATAATCGTTCCAGGATGTAGTCATTCATTGCAAAAAGAAGGAGGATTTTTCCGTGAAAAACAAAGTAATCCTGGTCGCTTCCGACAAATTCGGAAAGGGAGATGAAGGCTTAGGGGAAACAGTAATGGAGACTTTTTTCGTGCTTTTGAAACAGAAGGAAGAAAAACCTGCGGCTATTTTTTGCATGAACCGAGGAGTATTTACATTAACGAACGATTCCCTCGTCGCCCCCCATTTAAAAGAATTGTCTGATGCAGGGGTTCCTGTTCTCGCTTGCAAAACATGTGTCGATTATTACCAATTGGAAGGTCGGCTTTACACAGGTGAAATTTCCGGAATGAATCACTTTATCGATTTGGCGAGTAAATATGAAGTTTTCACCATTTCCTGACCATTAGGTCTTCCCGGTCTCGGAATTTTTTCTCTGATTCAATAAATAGAACCGTCATCGCTTGCGGCAATGACGGTTCACCTGAATATTGAAAGATTGCTTGACAGTAGCTTAGCCCAAGATTATCATCAGATCTCCCGTTTCTAGACGATCTCCCTCTTGAACCAGGATTTCCTTCACAACCCCGTCAATCGGCGCTTGTACTTGCGTTTCCATTTTCATCGCCTCGGTGATGATCAGGTGCTCACCTTTCTTCACCTTATCTCCCTTCTCCACAAGTACTTTGACGACGTTGCCTGACATCAGCGCCCCGATTTGTTTGATATCTCCCTGATCGGCTTTTCGGCGGACAACTGTTGTTACATTCGCGGATTCATCGCGAACGACCACCTCGCGGGGCTGACCGTTAAGTTCGAAGTAAACGGTACGTGTTCCGTCCGGATCAAGACCTCCTACACCGATCAGCTTGATCATCAATGTTTTTCCGTCTTCGATCTCAACCGTAATCTCTTCCCCCGGACGCATACCATAGAAGAACGTTGGCGTATCAAGGACAGAGACATCGTGATATTTCTCGAAGTGATTCATCATATCAAGGAAAACCTGCGGGTATAAGGCATATGACACCAAATCGCGCTCTTTAAGCGGGCGATTGATTTTCTCTGTAAGCGTTTTACGCGACTCATCGAAATCGACCGGCTCCAGCATTTCACCCGGGCGGCATGCGAGCGGTTCTCTCCCTTTAAGGACGATCCGCTGCAGCCATTCAGGAAATCCTCCCGGCGGCTGTCCCATATAGCCCATGAAGAAGTCAACGACCGACGCAGGAAAATCGAGCGTTTCGCCTCGTTTGCGAAGCTCTTCTTCCGTCAAGTTGTTCTGCACCATAAACAGTGCCAGATCGCCGACCATTTTGGAAGATGGCGTAACTTTAACGATATCTCCAAGCATGCGGTTCACTTCTGCATATGCTTTCTTCACTTCTTCCCAACGATCCCCGAGACCCAAGGATTCCGCTTGTTGTCTAAGGTTTGTATACTGTCCGCCCGGCATCTCATGCAGATATACATCCGCAGTGGTCGTCTTTAACCCTTTTTCGAAGGCTTGGTAATATTCGCGAACCACTTCCCAGTAATCGCTTAATTTCTGCAACTCTTCAAGATTCAATCCTGTCGCACGCTCAGACTGTTCAAGCGCGGCCACTAGGGCGTTCAGACTGGGTTGTGAAGTGAGACCTGACATCGAGCTGATCGCGCAATCTACAATATCGACTCCCGCTTCAGCCGCCATCAGCAGAGTCGCTACCCCGTTACCGCTCGTATCATGCGTATGCAAATGTATAGGTATGCCGATCTCTTCTTTTAACGCCTTGATTAAATGATAGGCGGCATACGGCTTCAACAGGCCCGCCATGTCTTTGATGCCGAGGATATGGGCTCCTGCCCTCTCTAATTCTTTCGCCATGTTGATATAATACTTCAGATTATATTTTTCACGCCGCGGATCCAGAATGTCTCCCGTGTAACAGATCGTCGCTTCCGCCACTTTGCCGATCGAACGAACCGTATCGATGGCAACGGTCATATTCGGCAACCAGTTCAAGCTATCGAAAATGCGGAAAACGTCGATTCCGTATTTTCCTGCTTCTTCGATAAACTTCTTGACGACATTGTCAGGGTAATTACTATACCCGACCGCATTCGCACCACGGAGCAACATTTGAAATAAAATATTCGGGATTTTTTCGCGCAGTTGCTCCAGCCTTTCCCACGGATCCTCCTTGAGGAAACGCATGGACACGTCGAATGTCGCTCCTCCCCACATCTCGAGGGAAAAGAATTTGGAACCGATTTTGGCGGTCGCTTCCGCGATTTGCAGCAAGTCATAGGTTCGAGCACGCGTCGCGAACAGTGATTGATGCCCATCACGAAATGTCGTATCCGTGATTAACACGCGTTTCTGATCTTGAATCCATTGGGACAGCCCGTCCGCGCCAAGGCGATCCAAAAGTTGTTTTGTTCCTTCCGGGGTAACGGAATCAAAAGGAAACTCCGGAACAACGGCTTTCTTAAAGAACGGTTTCTTTTCTTTCT contains the following coding sequences:
- the pyc gene encoding pyruvate carboxylase, with translation MKERRFRKILVANRGEIAIRIFRACTELGIRTVAIYSKEDSLSLHRYKADEAYLVGEDKGPVEAYLDIDGIIEIAKKNECDAIHPGYGFLSENADFARACERNGIVFIGPTPEHLEMFGDKVSARRVAIEAGVPVIPGTEEPVESLEEAREFAKQHGFPLIIKAVSGGGGRGMRVVRNEADLEEAFARASSEAKASFGNASVYMEKFLENPKHIEVQILADQSGNVVHLFERDCSIQRRHQKVVEVAPSFIDEDLRYRICDSAVQLMRKVGYKNAGTVEFLLTRDGSYYFIEVNPRIQVEHTITELITGVDIVHAQIRIAEGQLLSSAEIGIPSQEAVTKRGYAIQCRVTTEDPENNFMPDTGRVLAYRSASGFGIRLDGGNGFTGARITPYYDSLLVKISSWAIDFNDAAAKMKRSLQEFRIRGVKTNLQFLENVVSHPDFLKGEYDTSFIEKRQELFNFKKRLNRGTKLLQFIANSTVNVGPGMSKKEKKPFFKKAVVPEFPFDSVTPEGTKQLLDRLGADGLSQWIQDQKRVLITDTTFRDGHQSLFATRARTYDLLQIAEATAKIGSKFFSLEMWGGATFDVSMRFLKEDPWERLEQLREKIPNILFQMLLRGANAVGYSNYPDNVVKKFIEEAGKYGIDVFRIFDSLNWLPNMTVAIDTVRSIGKVAEATICYTGDILDPRREKYNLKYYINMAKELERAGAHILGIKDMAGLLKPYAAYHLIKALKEEIGIPIHLHTHDTSGNGVATLLMAAEAGVDIVDCAISSMSGLTSQPSLNALVAALEQSERATGLNLEELQKLSDYWEVVREYYQAFEKGLKTTTADVYLHEMPGGQYTNLRQQAESLGLGDRWEEVKKAYAEVNRMLGDIVKVTPSSKMVGDLALFMVQNNLTEEELRKRGETLDFPASVVDFFMGYMGQPPGGFPEWLQRIVLKGREPLACRPGEMLEPVDFDESRKTLTEKINRPLKERDLVSYALYPQVFLDMMNHFEKYHDVSVLDTPTFFYGMRPGEEITVEIEDGKTLMIKLIGVGGLDPDGTRTVYFELNGQPREVVVRDESANVTTVVRRKADQGDIKQIGALMSGNVVKVLVEKGDKVKKGEHLIITEAMKMETQVQAPIDGVVKEILVQEGDRLETGDLMIILG